One genomic window of Pseudomonas aeruginosa includes the following:
- a CDS encoding AraC family transcriptional regulator: MRYHLSWKHRDIDAVMALYHPEVEYNDFFQNRRMRLADLREYVEATMPKGPDESLEHTDRIRFDGDTAFIQYRLRVTLSGRLASFRASEAITVRDGLIWRINEYASLVHESGGGAQAGGDGRPPASRLGLSAKQLSLLARDLEHYFQQAQPYLDPDLDLTQVANATGYTRNQISYLLNQVLGLSFYQYVNQTRLQHLLGQLSGELPGRVDELAFAAGFNSLSAFYRCFRQHTGQSPREYLKRLSSRR; encoded by the coding sequence ATGCGTTATCACCTCAGCTGGAAGCACCGCGACATCGACGCGGTGATGGCGCTCTATCATCCCGAGGTCGAATACAACGACTTCTTCCAGAACCGCCGGATGCGCCTGGCCGATCTCCGCGAGTACGTCGAGGCGACCATGCCCAAGGGCCCCGACGAGTCGCTGGAGCACACCGACCGTATCCGCTTCGACGGCGATACCGCCTTCATCCAGTACCGCCTGCGGGTGACCCTCAGCGGCCGCCTGGCTTCGTTCCGCGCCAGCGAGGCGATCACCGTGCGCGACGGCCTGATCTGGCGCATCAACGAATACGCCTCGCTGGTCCACGAAAGCGGCGGCGGAGCCCAGGCCGGCGGCGACGGCCGGCCGCCGGCCAGCCGCCTGGGGCTTTCGGCCAAGCAGCTGAGCCTGCTGGCACGCGACCTGGAGCACTACTTCCAGCAGGCCCAGCCCTATCTCGATCCGGACCTGGACCTGACCCAGGTGGCCAATGCCACCGGCTATACGCGCAACCAGATTTCCTACCTGCTCAACCAGGTGCTCGGCCTGAGCTTCTACCAGTACGTCAACCAGACCCGCCTGCAACACCTGCTCGGCCAGCTTTCCGGCGAGCTGCCCGGACGGGTCGACGAACTGGCCTTCGCCGCCGGCTTCAATTCGCTGTCGGCCTTCTACCGCTGCTTCCGCCAGCACACCGGCCAGTCTCCGCGCGAATACCTGAAGCGCCTGTCGTCGCGCCGCTGA
- a CDS encoding cupin domain-containing protein gives MALTLLKNTAGADLGAASPVAVPLGEPVAQTRAYAVERTDQVETGIWECTPGRWRRQIVEQEFCHFLQGRCTFTPDGGETIRIEAGDALLLPENSLGVWDVQETVRKSYVIIHR, from the coding sequence ATGGCCCTGACCCTTCTGAAAAATACCGCCGGCGCCGATCTTGGCGCCGCCAGCCCGGTCGCGGTGCCCCTTGGCGAGCCGGTCGCGCAGACCCGCGCCTACGCCGTGGAGCGCACCGACCAGGTGGAAACCGGCATCTGGGAATGCACCCCCGGACGCTGGCGGCGGCAGATCGTCGAGCAGGAGTTCTGCCACTTCCTGCAAGGCCGCTGCACCTTCACCCCGGACGGCGGCGAGACCATCCGCATCGAGGCCGGCGATGCCCTGCTGCTGCCGGAGAACAGTCTTGGCGTGTGGGATGTGCAGGAAACCGTGCGCAAGAGCTACGTGATCATCCACCGCTAG
- a CDS encoding alpha/beta fold hydrolase has product MTAALPGIPLEAWRRRGRTLDFKGFPIRYWEAGQGRPLLLIHGFPSAAWDWHYLWEPLAQRYRVLVCDLLGFGDSAKPRAHRYSLLEQADLQQALLGRLGIDEPLHVLAHDYGDSVAQELLARHHEGRLRLASCVFLNGGLFPETHRPVLSQKLLLSPLGGLFGRLFDRRALARNFAKVFGPRSQPGETELDAFWSLIESNQGQRVMHRLIRYIVDRREQRERWVAALQHGGVPLRVIDGAVDPISGAHMVERYRQLVADADCVLLDGIGHYPQIEAPAAVLEHYLAFRARLDDSEFS; this is encoded by the coding sequence GTGACCGCGGCGCTGCCCGGCATTCCACTGGAGGCCTGGCGGAGGCGGGGCCGCACCCTGGATTTCAAGGGCTTCCCGATCCGCTACTGGGAAGCCGGGCAGGGTCGGCCGTTGCTGCTGATCCACGGTTTTCCCAGCGCCGCCTGGGACTGGCACTACCTCTGGGAGCCGCTGGCGCAGCGCTACCGCGTGCTGGTCTGCGACCTGCTCGGCTTCGGCGATTCGGCCAAGCCGCGCGCCCATCGCTACAGCCTGCTGGAGCAGGCCGACCTGCAACAGGCGCTGCTCGGCCGCCTGGGAATCGACGAGCCGCTGCACGTGCTGGCCCACGACTACGGCGACAGCGTCGCCCAGGAACTGCTCGCCCGCCATCACGAAGGCCGGCTGCGGCTCGCCTCCTGCGTGTTCCTCAATGGTGGGCTGTTCCCGGAAACGCACCGCCCGGTGCTCAGCCAGAAGCTGTTGCTGAGCCCGTTGGGCGGGCTGTTCGGCCGGCTGTTCGACCGCCGCGCCCTGGCGCGCAACTTCGCCAAGGTCTTCGGCCCGCGCAGCCAGCCCGGCGAGACCGAGCTGGATGCCTTCTGGAGCCTGATCGAAAGCAACCAGGGGCAGCGGGTGATGCATCGCCTGATCCGCTACATCGTCGACCGCCGCGAGCAGCGTGAGCGCTGGGTGGCGGCGTTGCAGCACGGCGGGGTGCCGTTGCGGGTGATCGACGGCGCCGTCGACCCGATCTCCGGGGCGCACATGGTCGAGCGCTACCGGCAACTGGTCGCCGATGCCGACTGCGTGCTGCTCGATGGCATCGGCCATTATCCGCAGATCGAAGCGCCGGCGGCGGTGCTCGAACATTACCTGGCGTTTCGCGCCCGACTGGATGATTCAGAGTTTTCTTAA
- a CDS encoding SDR family oxidoreductase, which produces MSDALRFDDQVVIVTGAGGGLGRAHALLFAKHGARVVVNDLGGSTHGEGASASAADKVVAEIRAAGGTAVANHDSVTDGGRIVENALDAFGRVDVVVNNAGILRDKTFHKMEDADWDLVYQVHVEGAYKVTRAAWPHLREQAYGRVVFTSSTSGIYGNFGQSNYGMAKLGLYGLTRTLALEGRKNNILVNAIAPTGGTRMTEGLIPPQVFEQLKPELVSPLVVYLGSSACEDTSGLYEVGGGWIGKVRWERSLGFGFDPKAGFDAEDVAAHWQQICDFENAAHPADNVEALREMMANLQKHAL; this is translated from the coding sequence ATGAGCGATGCCCTGCGTTTCGACGACCAAGTCGTGATCGTCACCGGAGCCGGCGGCGGCCTTGGCCGCGCCCACGCCCTGCTGTTCGCGAAGCATGGCGCCCGGGTGGTGGTCAACGACCTCGGCGGCAGCACCCATGGCGAAGGCGCCAGTGCCTCGGCGGCGGACAAGGTGGTGGCGGAGATCCGTGCCGCCGGCGGCACCGCGGTGGCCAACCACGACTCGGTCACGGACGGCGGCAGGATCGTGGAGAACGCGCTGGATGCCTTCGGTCGCGTCGACGTGGTGGTCAACAATGCCGGCATCCTGCGTGACAAGACCTTCCACAAGATGGAGGACGCCGACTGGGACCTGGTCTACCAGGTGCATGTCGAAGGCGCCTACAAGGTCACTCGCGCCGCCTGGCCGCACTTGCGCGAGCAGGCCTACGGGCGGGTGGTGTTCACCTCCTCGACCTCGGGCATCTACGGCAACTTCGGCCAGAGCAACTACGGCATGGCCAAGCTCGGCCTCTACGGCCTGACCCGCACCCTGGCCCTGGAAGGGCGCAAGAACAATATCCTGGTCAACGCCATCGCCCCCACCGGCGGTACGCGGATGACCGAGGGGCTGATCCCGCCGCAGGTCTTCGAGCAGCTCAAGCCGGAGCTGGTCAGCCCGCTGGTGGTCTACCTCGGCAGTTCGGCCTGCGAGGATACCTCGGGGCTCTATGAGGTCGGCGGTGGCTGGATCGGCAAGGTACGCTGGGAACGCAGCCTGGGCTTCGGCTTCGATCCGAAGGCCGGCTTCGACGCCGAGGACGTGGCCGCGCACTGGCAGCAGATCTGCGACTTCGAGAACGCCGCGCACCCGGCGGACAACGTCGAGGCGCTCCGTGAAATGATGGCCAACCTGCAGAAGCACGCGCTCTGA
- a CDS encoding crotonase/enoyl-CoA hydratase family protein: MSVIVERNGPVTTLVIARPERRNAVDRPTAQALADALREFEADDTARVAVLTGSGGNFCAGADLAAVAEDGERRNRLEAEGDGPMGPSRMQLGKPLIAAIEGYAVAGGLELALLADLRVMAEDAICGVFCRRFGVPLIDGGSVRLPRIVGQGRALDLILTGRPVKADEALQIGLANRVVPSGSARAEAEELAAELAAFPQTCMLADRASVYAQWELSFDVALANEFQGGLAVIESGETLEGAQRFKDGEGRHGRFE, encoded by the coding sequence ATGAGTGTCATCGTCGAACGCAACGGCCCGGTCACCACCCTGGTCATCGCTCGCCCGGAGCGGCGCAATGCGGTGGACCGGCCGACCGCCCAGGCCCTGGCCGACGCCCTGCGCGAGTTCGAAGCGGACGATACGGCGCGGGTCGCGGTACTCACCGGCAGCGGCGGCAATTTCTGCGCCGGCGCCGACCTGGCGGCGGTGGCCGAGGATGGCGAGCGGCGCAATCGCCTGGAGGCGGAGGGCGACGGACCGATGGGGCCGAGCCGCATGCAGCTCGGCAAGCCGCTGATCGCCGCCATCGAAGGTTATGCGGTGGCCGGCGGGCTGGAGCTGGCGCTGCTCGCCGACCTGCGGGTGATGGCCGAGGACGCTATCTGCGGAGTGTTCTGCCGGCGTTTCGGGGTGCCGCTGATCGATGGCGGCAGCGTGCGCCTGCCACGGATCGTCGGGCAGGGCCGGGCGCTCGACCTGATCCTCACCGGGCGTCCGGTGAAGGCCGACGAAGCGTTGCAGATCGGCCTGGCCAACCGGGTGGTGCCGAGCGGTTCGGCGCGAGCCGAGGCCGAGGAGCTGGCGGCGGAACTCGCCGCCTTCCCGCAGACCTGCATGCTCGCCGATCGCGCCAGCGTATACGCGCAGTGGGAACTGTCCTTCGACGTGGCCCTGGCCAACGAATTCCAGGGCGGGCTGGCGGTGATCGAGAGCGGCGAGACCCTGGAGGGCGCGCAGCGCTTCAAGGACGGCGAGGGGCGCCACGGGCGCTTCGAGTGA
- a CDS encoding NAD(P)/FAD-dependent oxidoreductase, whose protein sequence is MSAWRHLSLWMNQLDDPLEARPSLEESLEVDVAIVGAGYTGLWTAYYLKRRAPQLRVAIVEAETAGFGASGRNGGWLMGNLLGEDGLLAGLPPERRRAGYDLLHGIPDEVARVLQEEGIDCDYRKGGVLYCAARYPEQERRLRAYLHDLYAEGLDESDYRWLTPQELDQQLRIPGSYGAIHSPHCATIQPARLARGLARAVERLGVRLFEKSRVLHWQRGLLRTERGELRAEWIVPAVEGYAASLPPLGHYQLPVQSLLVATEPLPSSVWAEIGLERGQAFSEFSRQVTYGQRTADDRLAFGARGGYRFGGKLRSDFSLDDEEVGLRRYLFGELFPLLKDARISHTWGGNLGMARRFRPHMLLDRASGIALSGGYGGEGVGASNLGGRTLAALILGEDSELLRQPWVLGERPLDSLARWEPEPCRWLGYNAIIRSFVHEDRVLADPHSAPWRRSLAQTLAAGMESLMR, encoded by the coding sequence ATGTCGGCCTGGCGCCACCTCAGCCTGTGGATGAATCAACTGGACGATCCGCTCGAAGCGCGCCCGTCCCTGGAAGAATCCCTCGAGGTCGACGTGGCCATCGTCGGCGCCGGCTACACCGGCCTCTGGACCGCCTATTACCTGAAGCGCCGGGCGCCGCAGTTGCGCGTCGCCATCGTCGAGGCAGAAACCGCCGGCTTCGGCGCCTCGGGGCGCAACGGCGGCTGGCTGATGGGCAACCTGCTCGGCGAGGACGGCCTGCTCGCCGGCTTGCCGCCGGAGCGGCGCCGGGCCGGCTACGACCTGCTGCACGGGATTCCCGACGAAGTCGCGCGGGTGCTGCAAGAGGAAGGCATCGACTGCGACTACCGCAAGGGCGGCGTGCTCTACTGCGCGGCGCGCTACCCGGAACAGGAACGCCGCCTGCGCGCCTATCTGCATGATCTCTATGCCGAAGGCCTGGACGAAAGCGACTACCGCTGGCTGACGCCGCAGGAACTCGACCAGCAGTTGCGCATCCCCGGCAGCTACGGGGCGATCCATTCGCCGCACTGCGCCACCATCCAGCCGGCCAGGCTCGCGCGCGGCCTGGCCCGCGCGGTGGAGCGCCTGGGCGTGCGGCTGTTCGAGAAGAGCCGGGTGCTGCACTGGCAACGCGGCCTGCTGCGCACCGAGCGCGGCGAACTGCGCGCCGAATGGATCGTGCCGGCGGTGGAAGGCTACGCCGCCAGCCTGCCGCCGCTGGGCCACTACCAGTTGCCGGTGCAGAGTCTGCTGGTGGCCACCGAGCCGCTGCCGTCGTCGGTCTGGGCGGAGATCGGCCTGGAGCGCGGCCAGGCCTTCAGCGAATTCAGCCGCCAGGTCACCTATGGCCAGCGCACCGCCGACGACCGCCTGGCCTTCGGCGCGCGGGGCGGCTACCGCTTCGGCGGCAAGCTGCGCAGCGACTTCAGCCTCGACGACGAGGAAGTCGGCCTGCGTCGCTACCTGTTCGGCGAACTCTTCCCGCTGCTCAAGGACGCCAGGATCAGCCACACCTGGGGCGGCAACCTCGGCATGGCCCGGCGCTTCCGCCCGCACATGTTGCTCGACCGCGCCAGTGGCATCGCCCTCTCCGGCGGCTACGGCGGCGAAGGGGTCGGCGCCAGCAACCTCGGCGGCCGCACCCTGGCCGCGCTGATCCTCGGTGAGGACAGCGAGCTGCTGCGGCAGCCCTGGGTGCTGGGCGAGCGTCCGCTGGACAGCCTGGCCCGCTGGGAACCGGAACCCTGCCGCTGGCTCGGCTACAACGCGATCATCCGCAGTTTCGTCCATGAGGACCGGGTCCTTGCCGACCCGCACAGCGCGCCCTGGCGCCGCAGCCTGGCGCAAACCCTCGCGGCCGGCATGGAAAGCCTGATGCGCTGA